TACAACACAGTATTCAGTATCATTCCTAGTACAACGatcttctaccaactgtatccctttgcctgtctcaagctgtgctaaaactaacTTCTTTcggcaagtttctctattgatcacagtgtaatctttcactctcttatgtttaattgtaaacaaattgttgataagaccaaggctTGCTTTGTCACTCCACAGATAATATGCCACatatacactcactcacttcactcagatggtaaacaaataactccaaaatttgatgttaaaatagcaactagaacacaatacaacattgcaactttgtttattataccagattagGTATCCCACAGTGTTGATATCCTGAAGACTCCAGGAGAGAAAGATTACACTGGGATCAATAGAGAAtcttgctgctagtaggtagttttagcacagcttgagacaggctaaaagatacagttggtagaagatCGTTGTAATTATGAGCAGACCATATGGatgcacttgtattgattgaaAATTCTCCAATAACATTGCATGAAAATATGTTGAAACAGTTAATGAGTTGGTTAGGTGTGTATTGTATTTGATAACATGTGATCATAAAATTTCTTCCATTTCTATACATTTTAACATTCTCGCAAGCCGGAGCTGTTATCCATGACACAGCGAACATATTGGTGGCACGTTTTGGACAATGcaataaaagaggctgtggtttacgacaatgaaATTAAGTaggtatgaaaaaaaaaagcttgAGTTTCAGAAATTCTGTTCTATATTAAAAATTCACTGACATTTCAatccataaaactgttcttatcaaagcATGAAATGTACTAGCAAGTCTCTGTAGGTATAACATGCTGTGTCAAATGttatcaattcaattcatttatttacttttgctGTTTGTAATTCTAAATGCTTgcttgtcactggttgtatttaGAATAGATTTAGATTGCACTGGCATATTACTTATTAATCTACATCAAGTATGTGATACTTTTTGATTTTACGACAGGATTCAAAATTATTCTAAATTTATTTACAAGTTATCTTCAGCATATATAAATTGTTTTCTCACGATTTGATGACTTTCTACTTTTATTGTATGAAAAGATTGATTTTACTCCAGTTTAAGAATACAGCTGGTGAAAAGTATCACTGAAAACAGTAACTGTTGATTCTGTAAATAGTATATGTTAGACAAACTTAAAGCTGCACGCTACAACTGGGATATGTTTGAAACTGTTGTTAGAtgtaatgacttactcataatacattacaccttgaacagtattgaatcacctgtgggtaaatgtttTTGTGTTGCTGTACACATGGTACAatgaatccaatcaaattgatttttgagtccaTACCCAAAACCCAGCTCCACCAATGGAATCATGAGTTCAACCTGTTGCTCTACTATTTCTGTATACCAACAACTCTGggccctaatttacatatacaatgtctaattattggtattttaacaattttcagcatatatattatattgttggttgtctgatcgaaaaagtAATATTCCAGTTATAGCAAGTGCACCTTTAATCAAGTCGGACATACATGTGACAAACTCTCCAAAACAGACACAATTATATCAAACCAATTCattcaaatcattaattacataCTCTATCCATAAAGTAGTTTCTCTTATTGTCTGCTCAAAACGAGTAGAGCTACAAGGAGAAATAATCAACAACCTTTACTCTACTTTCATTTTCCACATCTATAATGTTGTATGTCATTGAATGCATTTCAGTTTGGCCTGCCCTAAAGTGTTATTtggtttcaaatttaaaaagcTATTGACATGCATTTTGTTGGTTTAGAATTCACAAACATTGGCACCCCTTCCCCTCCCCCAAGTGTTTTGGTTCAATAGTTGACATGACAACAGTGCAATAGGTAATTCCTTTGATTTCTGGTAGAAGACaatgacagaaaacaaaaaaactcaCCAAATATTACTGGTTTCATATTTATGGTCTTCATGTAATGCTTTTTACCTGGCACAAGTTCTATTTCTTTTTCATATCCAACCTATGCCATAAAAGAAATTATACAAACAACAACGGGTAATTTCTtcacaaaaaaaacaccaacaaaAATAGTTACGAAACTTTTATGTAAACATAGAGAATGTGGCGTTAACAAACACCtttgatgaaaatattcaaactggcatttggaacattttacatgtaacacaagGACACGCCTACCTCGACACCATCCAATCTCACAAGAGTTGCTTGCATCTCGTCTTCTTCGCATGAAGTTCCGTCTCCTTCTTTCGTACACGTATCTTTAGTTGATTCTGGATCTTTATACATGTCTTTATGATCATGTGATTCTCctaaatgtgaaatattagCAAAATATgccaacaaaatgaaaaaaactagGACATATCTACGAGCACTGTGGTCCGTGTGGACAGATAATAGCTGCATCTTGACGAGTTAGTGGTTTGCTGACGACTGCACTGACGCTTGAGTGTGGGGTTCCCTTGCCTCGTTTTCATCTTTTCATTGAGGGCGTACTTTGTCGAcgaaatgttcaaaataatcATACTCAATATATGGAGGTTTATACTTCTATAGGAATTACTTTCAGAACACTTCAAATTGAATGTtctcatttaaaacaaaatcaaggggttttacattgtttttaaaggTGActtatattttaatacttttcagTAAGCTAGGTACTCTTCTTAAACGAGGGATTCCCCAACcaatttacataacatgatGGCAGCAGGCGAAGTACTTCAAACAAAACAGGTAAGGAAAACGAAGAAAATGTTATCGTAACGTCAAGGGAGACGTTCGTAAAGTAAAGATGGGCAAACATATGAAATGAGCATCGGGCGAGAAAGGAGGGTGATCACTGCAGTCAGTTAGGAGACATACGCATGGTAGTTGTCGCTTCGATCCAAGCATGCACCCGGCACCCTTGGGATGCACGTGTAAGCTAGCTGCGCGTGTGGGAtcgtgtgtacatgtgtgtgtgtgtgtggtggtggtggtggtggtggtgggggcaCAGGGAGTAGCTGTTCGGCCTGATGACGCACTCACTGCCCTAGCTCTTTATGATATGGCAACTTCacggggggagggggggcaGGTTAGCATTCGTTTTATAGGTTTTGAGTTTGGATTTTTCTGTTTTTGCCCATTTTTCGTTCCAATGTTTAACCGTTTTGCAGTATAAAACATACCGCTGcttgtttgtatttattgttgTGATATGTATACGTACTTGTGTGTGCCTGATCTCTGTAACCATGGATATATATATCTCCCACATCCATGTTGTAACCAACCCCACATCCTCTGCGATCGATCACACATATTTTCtaaatcataaaaatatgtCATCTCTTGTTCTTTTACACCAGGGAGCATCGTCAGTTGACGGAATACACACAGATATAGTCTGCACTGCATTTGCAGATCGTATATTTGTAGTAGTAACCCAGTTTCAAAAGTTAGGAACATTGGTAAGTCAAATGAAAAAGTTGATCTATTGAAAAACAACCCTAATTATGTTAATCATTGCTGTATGTTATAATGGAATCACACAATCAGTATCATACAAATAACATTTTAGATCTGTAGTTTAGGCAAACTAAATGAATGATTCAATGACATTACTTTTGGAGTATTCCTAAATAGCTGTTGATATCAAGACCTGTCAGTGCTATAGAAAGACTATCAACTGAGCTCCATTATACTGGAATAGAATTACCAGGTAGATGAGATTTATGCAAGTCGTTATTTAGCGTCTCAAGTTGACCCATACTCCTTTATGATAATTACTAACCAATGACCTATTCTCCATACTGTTATGTAGAATAGAATCCCGTACCCCAGTGGGCTGAGATGGAATATCTAACATGAGATGGGGAATTTTTGTCACTGACCTGTGCAAGGTattccatcttagaccattggtctACAGGAATATTTTCTCAGGCCCTCTTTATTCTGGTAAAAACAAAATCCAACTCTTACATTGGTACACAGTGTGTGGTCGATTTGAGCCCACACTTTCTCACACACTCTCAGCTTTTAGGGACATGGGAGTAAATGACCACTGCTATTGGCTTCACTgtttacacacttttttttgtaaaccaGACATTTCCTAATAGTAGTCCATTTTTACAGGTTCATATAACCAAAGATGTAGCAGGCTTTGTTGACATCTCATCACCATCTTTTACAACAAAAGTTCTCCTTGGAAAGGATGAGGTAAATGTTTCTTTCATTATTGTTAAATATGAATTAAGTAACACATTTGCTCCATAGGCAGGTCCAAGGTGTTGCCAAAGAAACTTCAAAATGAGCTACTTTCATTTCTTACAAAATAGCCGCTTTGACATTTTGGGGGAGAAAAGAAGAAACaaattttgattgttttttgaaaaaattaaatGCTTGtgctcaatcaatcaatcaatcaatcaatcaatcaatcaatcaatcaatcaatcaatcaatcaatcaatcaatcaatcaatcaatcaatcaatcaatcaatcaatcaatcaatcaaccaaccaaccaaccagccagtcagtcagtcagtcagtcagtcagtcagtcagtcaatcaatcagaaaaATTGAACTACGTTTAATGTCTATTGTTGATAAATTAGAAAAGACAGCAAGACACATTCATTTGCACTTTCAATTCTTCATATCTATTGTACTTGTTCAGTGCCATGGAACGTATCTTCTGATTGGATGTTGGGACTATACTAagtgattgaatgattgattgattgattgattgattgattgattgatttgtttgttgatAGATGCTTTAGTAGGTTGATCTCATTAGAGTTCATAATATTATTTGTTGTGGACTGATTTCTTTTTGTCTTGTTAACTTGtctcttttctctctttctttccTACAGTCAGTAGTTCACATCTATGCTAAACACATTGCCAGTCAGATTTGTACCGGACCAACAAGTACACCTGTATTACTGTGTTTAGCATTAAAAGACTTCTCACCAAAGCATATGCAAACTATTGGAGATTTGGTCGTGCAACACAAAGTGTGgtaaaacagagagagagagactttaACACAGATGAGACAATACATTGTAGACTCAGAAAAACATAGAAGAGTCTGTGATCTTGTATTGTTGAAGGATAATTCAAAGTGGAAACAGCTGGGAATAACTGGGGAGGTTGAGATGGGGTGGTTAGGGATAATCAGTGACTGTATAGGATAACTAGGAAACTTTGAACTGATTAatgtgtgttataacctgtgtaagtcatttgatctaccaaactgaagaacatttttggtcatagTTTACAGTGCTATTGCTATGTTCGACAACACTCATAATAGTAACAGGAAGTGTAGACAAATGGCAaatgtaggtagattttatctacctATAGAATACTACCTTTAAAAAAGTCATTTTACAGAAAAAACTACAATATACATGCATTCAGGTCTGTTATGTTACAAATTGTTATCTGTATACATCagaataaatgttttttttcctaCCAAAAATTTTGACTTGTATTCATTTGACAATGTAATATGAATATAGGTTCTTGCATatgtttaaaaaacaaatcaatactaggttttattttgtctcttaTGAACCAAGCCTTCCCATAAACCATCACAGCAATCATTCTGATGTGAAAAAATGTGATTTAGGTCACATATTTGTACTGTCATAAGTTGaccattttttgaaaatgaaatcaccCTGTAACTTTACGTATTTCGATTGGCATATTAAAACATCCCCGGTACAGTTCTCCAATCACCTCATAGCCATTGCTGTAACAAAACTCTTTTGAGAGTTAATAATATTTCCAACAGCCAAAATTTCTCGTTTTTGACAggttgatgaaaaaaatataatgtatttgtagGGTTGCAAGTTAGCAGTAACTGGAGTATATTTTTTCAATCGTACAATCACAAATATATTCACTggatattgataaaattgaccaATAATTAGAAAATGTACATGCTATTCAGAGGTCGATTTTatcataagtagtacagtagtTGAAATTGTGACCATGTTTAGGATGTGAGTTTAGGGTGCGGAcctaaaaaaatcaatttgattggatatattacACCATACTATGTAAACAGCTCTACAAATATCTTTACCTACAGGTTACTCAATAatattcagggtgtacaatattatgagtaagtcattttatctaacaaaacattttcaaaaaaaccCATTTCATTTGCAGATAGTGTAGctttaaagaaaatataaaagatTCAGTTCAACTTCTAGAAAtgattagtcttgctgctagtcATTCAGGCTTtttttcgatactataagcaaatgaagttcgcagtgagggcttgcccgaacagtctagcaaatgtcattttcagaccagacattccattgagattacgttaagcggtgggttgggccatgtatgcatatatatactttaatatattcaatctctgcattcaggtgttgacaaacacatttacgtcattactatgtcttatcggtttatggtaactgtgagtttgatgagtgtgtagacgttgtcattcacacattttagttaacgtaTTGGTGgctatttttacaagcccctccttaagatgaatatgcatgtaaaattagctattgtcctctgtttgtgcttgtcgctaatacggttatttgattggcagttatttatatcctgatgacattggCTAGActttggatgttccatcctcgatagcgatgttcggtcgtgtgtcgtattctatcagaagaacatccgaggtctagcagatagactaagaAATGGTATGCTACGTCATgcaataaatgacaaaatatacacatgaaGGAATTAAGCTAGGGGTATTTATTTCACCATTAACATTCAACTCTTGGGCATGTGCAAAATATTACTGTGTAATATATCACTTGCTTGTAAATATAAGATTAAGTAAACCCCTGGATAACCATGTATTCTGATATATCTCATATATTGGTTGGATAGTATAGTAAATATCTAAACTAATTTAATACAGGTGAAAGAGAGAGTGACTGTACTTATATGCTATTTTGGCCAGTAAAATGCAACCAAGACTATGAATCCTTTCCCATCTACAAACCTGTTTAAAAGACAAAGTTCATCAATCTGGTTTGatctttttatttaattttataatttgaatgTACAAGTTCAAATTTTAGGCTATAATCTGAAATTAATTTGATACTAATTACATCAGCGGTATAACTGAAAGTTGTGTGATTGGTTTGTTTCATTGCTGGGTGATGACATAAATATTCTGACACCATAAACATAACACATCatctattttgggtttttattttcttacacttttttGACATGTTGCTGATaataatgaaacattttgaaaaaccttggataacaattattgttttgtagtattttcaatttgtaaagtgtaagttttgaagagataaccaaaactggcgtaaaatttatcacatttgctaagaaaataaaaacccaaaattGATCAGATGGTATTACATTCCACAAGTGTACAGTAAAGTAGAACACCATTATTTCCTCATCATATAGAGCAAAGGGTTTGATAAATTACCAATATGCAAAACTGATGTTGTGAAACTtctacaggagaaatgaagatgctttggtgtttcactcatgagaaatgacattttttatacACACTCAGAAAACTTCAGATGCAAAAGAAACCATTACATAAGTGCtgcacacagtggggatgtagaagtaggcAATTTACCAAGTTAATTATCacttggaaagtaaacaattgaagtcattaaaatcatcaagttcatgtgtattttttttcagaagaaGCCTGTTTCCATGACACTGTTAACAAATAGCAATGCTTAATtagttttcaatgtgattgggtaaaggatccggATCCTCCTGTGcgtgttgtgtctctgttattgttagtctggaGTTGAATTGTGTCAATCTTTGTGTTAAAAACATCATGTTCCacaagtgaaacaccaaggcaacatcATTTCTCCTGTACAGGGAATGTATTTTGGACTGTAACAATGATGACTGATGCAATAACATTCTTATGGAATAATTATCTATAATCCCAATATAAAATTCATGATAAACTCTAAATGGTATTTATTTGGATCTTCTTACTTCAATTTATGCCAAGTATTTCTGATATGCATTCAAATAGTTGATTTCATAATAGTGCATCAGCAAAAGAAACAAACAGTTTTCATTTTAAGTTTCTTTAGATTGTGTTACCGAATGTGGTTGGAGATGGTCACCTAGCTGTATGGTATATATAGGGTTAATAATATTCAAATGCCAtcaatttgtgtatgtattggTGTATGATTAAATAGCACTGCCATATTGATGATCTACATGATGTATTTGACCTTGGCATCTATTTAATTTATGCTTACAAAGTTAATAATGAGAGGAGAAATAAAGTcaccttggtgtttcactcaaggGACATGATGTGtttaacacaaagatagacacaattcaactctagactaacaacacgcagcaggatcctttacttaatcacattgaaaagtgataaagcattgctattctttcacagtgcagtggAAAAACATCTGCTGAAAGAAATTACACAGACTTGGTGATTGTAACAAAGTGACTTCAAATGTTTACTTTCAAACTAATAATCAGCATATTAACTTGTCTACCTCTACATCATCACTGTGCATGACATCtctataattgtttcttttgcatttgaagttgtctctATGTGTGTCtcataagtgaaacaccaaggcatctTCAATTCTCCTGTATGATGTTCTACAGATGTTCAATAGCCTTGAGGAATATCATGGTTGGAAAGTACCCTAACTGAAATCACTAgaattaaataattattttgtaattaagGATATTCAAATCCAAACAACCTTTAACCCCAAAGACTAATCTGACTTACTGGATGATTACAATGTGCATTCATAATTTACtgataatttttaaaaagagaTTTTTTAGAGATCTGTTATTCTTTTTCAGACTCGACATCATGACGGAGATTGCTGACATCATTTCTTCTCTTCTTAATAGTGACCAATAGGGCAATAAGAGTGACTGCAAATAACATAGATGACACAGCTGCAGTAACCTCAGCTGGATCGCCAAAGTGATGAGTTGAATTGgctgataaaaaaataaacatgatcaTAATTATGAATCAACGAACATTATTCTAAGTAATGTTCGATATATACTGTTTGCCATAGATGGTGAACAAATTGTCCCAAACATGACAGAAccgacccccctccccctcccccaacatCCCTGTTCATCACTTGGGAGAATCTCCTTATTCATCACATCTTCCTGTCACTCTTCCTTTCAATTACATTCACACCTTCCCAATCTATAATACAATTCGTTCTGTATAGCTGTTTTGATTGTTTTGTGCTATTGTGGTTGCTCATtggaatttgaataaaatgccAAATATACATGGAATTGATACATAAAATCAGTATATAAGTCAGTAAGATGATAAAAAGGATTCTTTAAAGATGAACATGAATGAAATCCTCAGTATATGATTGTCTTACCTTCCTCGCTAGATCTCTTCACACGCATTGGTCCATGGGAAATGGTTGTGGCTTTGGAACTGCCAATGTACTCATCAATACTACGTCGTTGCACTGAATTGCTGATGCAGCCCTGGTTTCAAACGAAAAAGTTGACTTAAGAAAAACATCTATAACTCTTGCACTTACTAGCATTATAGCTAAGCAACAATTTTTCTTAAGTGTCGATATGagaaaatttcacaaattttatcTTGGTAAAATAATCAAACTAATATATAGTTGATGTATATCGATATATTCAGTtgtaattttgatatgtttCCTTAGATGCATAACGAAGGTAGAGCAGTGATCTGAAAACAATAGGAATCCTGTAATATCTCCTGTATTTGCATTACTTTGGTCTCATTTCCATTTTGATATAGGATATagtttttcaaaaacattaAATAACTAACatcattttgaatattcaaGGGATTTTGATTACAGTACTTACTCATTTCATCTTAGTCAGAATACCTTCATTATTGAGATGTGATTACTCAAGACCAACTAATGTTAGCagatttattttcaaacatGGATTTTAGTGGGGTAATTTAAAGTTAAAAATTGAATACATACATCTCCACAGCGAGATCCACTGGCTCCAGGTCTGCAAACTAATACTGAACAGTGCAAGAAAAATCGTTCAGATTCAGCCTTGACGACTTCAGTTATGTTTGCCTTAAACCAGTGTTCATGCAGGCTGTTACTGGGAACTTCTTGAACAAATGGTTCCAAACAACTAGTGATGAATAAGTATGAAAATAATGGGTGTGAGAACATGAATCATAGCTTTAAATTGATATGGTGTGTTCAACAGTCTGACCAATTAAACGAAGTCACTGCTGAAATGTCTTCATTTCTAAAGTGAAGTGCCAGAGCTTGATAAGTTGTGCAATCAACCTCTGGTATGTCAAAGTATTTTAAACTTCACGAAAAAAGAGGAAGTGCACAAGTTGAGTAACTAGggtgttttgttttggttaaaTCACAGCAGGCTCAGGCTGAGTTcgttatgtttacaaaaatacacaaaacaaaacaaacaaacaaacaaacaaaaagacagacaggcagacagacaaacagacagatatatatatatatagatagatagatagatagatagatagatagatagatagatagatagatagatagatagatagatacagacatacagagaggcagagacagacagacagacagacagacagacagacagacagttagatagacagatagacagagaagCACATATAAACATGCATGACAGGATAATTATAAATGAATATCAACAAAGTTTCTATGCGACAAGATTTAACAATGTGTTTTATTACCATGTTCATGTTTGACAGTTTATttgctgttgtttgtttgtttgttttatttatgtattgtgtgtttcataaacaaaactaaTTAAGCCTGAGCCTGCTGTGGTTAAATTTCATGTGATATGATGTATTATGCAGGTTTATTTTATAGAACATGCTACGGTTTTGCTTGGTTTTAGTAATGTTTAATTAGTTAATTGAGTCAACTGATTGGAGTTAAAGATGGAAGTGATACTCACCCAGATGAAATCAGCTCGAAATAACTGCCGGCATCTTTAGCATCAGCTGTGTTTGCAGCAAAACACTGGTCTACAAACACCTCTAGATTCTTATCACCAGATCTCACACCCACTCCAAAGTACATTGGTTCATCTTCACACACCTCCACTGGAAAATCCAGGGCATTGATTGGATCACTAAAATCGGGTCCCTTGAATATGGTCAGATAGTAGACAAAGCTGCCAAAGCCAGTCTCTGTTACACCTTTCTcactgaaatttgaataaaacactGTTAGTTATAAAGCTTCTACATGTTGCCAAGAAAGAGAAACAGATACAATTTCGTTCAATAAAATATCATGATATAAGTAATCATTTCGGTAATACTTTGTATGCAAAGTGTTGTCAGAGAGGTTGGTATCCTGCATGAGGTATGaattaatatgaatataaacTAATAAGGTGCAGAAGCTAAATTAAATACTTCATTTAGTAATATATAGAACGAAAGTTACTATTTAACTGAAATATATATTCTATTCATGCATTGCTCTAAACAGACAGCTGCATCGAGGAGCTAGGGTCCAAAAACTAAATATCGCCCTTGCATTTACTATATGCATGTTTTATTCTGCCAACTTCTTCAAAAAGTTATTTACGCCATCAGATATATTATAAATGACAATTTAAGTAGCTcacaaatgtcaaatacattgatttgcataatgaatcCGATATGTTTTGCATCTGATGTAACTGGAAGATACGTCGTATCCTCCGCTCTGCTCTATCCTGAATGACTTTGCTTGATCGATGTTTGAAGGCACCCCTTTATCATGGCATGCCTTACAGCCTACATATGACGTCATTTAGTATCATTTAGCTTACCAAGGATTAGCAATGATTTGTGCTTCCACGTTGGACATTCTGTCATATTTGCATTCCACACGATGTAAGACGTCATCGCCTGCCTTAATATCATTGATGTACAAGATGTACGAATCATCTTCTGAAGTCTGAAATAGATAAAATGTTGATTGTAAGTACCGTCATGGTGATAATGTGAAAGGATATAATGAACaagaaaattaaattgtaaTAGAATTGGCCATATGGCTGAGAATTGcttatatattttggatttttaatttatgtaacaattttattatggcctcctacttgaaaaatcaatgcgaaataacatatgccaagtcctcgtagctcaataaattgtcaaaggttatgtttgtaattgtactacaataataaacattttccatatttttagCTGCTTTTCAATCCGATGGGTTACGAACACAGACTGATCTATGTTGTATCACATATAAAgttgttatataaattaaaaatccacatccatatggccactttaattaagACATCTATGATACCCATGTATGAGATTCCCTGCTCATAGTACACTATTTGGAGATATTTCTGAGGTCACACTTATCCTTTGTAGAAGGTCAGATTAGACTAGATTAGATAAGACCACAAAACATCAGAACTGAAAGACAGCAACGAACAGACTGACAGCATGCACAGTCTTGGGTATTGTAATACTTCGAGTCTCCTCAACTAAATGTTCTCCAATAGTTAACATTCCTGTCTTGGTTGCTGAATATTGCATACACACAAGTGATCACTTGGCGTGGTGAAAGCAGTGAATTGGTACCTACGCTTAGTGGCATCACATATGGTGGCTGCGGTGGGATattttgtatcaaacagatGTCTACTAATGTatcaatttgaatatcactgctATCATACGCAATCCATCATAGAGCATACTAAATTCAACACAATTTCTTTGAATAATTCGTAGTAG
The Glandiceps talaboti chromosome 6, keGlaTala1.1, whole genome shotgun sequence genome window above contains:
- the LOC144436921 gene encoding proteasome assembly chaperone 3-like, whose translation is MAAGEVLQTKQGASSVDGIHTDIVCTAFADRIFVVVTQFQKLGTLVHITKDVAGFVDISSPSFTTKVLLGKDESVVHIYAKHIASQICTGPTSTPVLLCLALKDFSPKHMQTIGDLVVQHKVW